Genomic window (Sulfurovum sp. NBC37-1):
TTGAGCTTGATAAGGAACTGTGACATTTTCAGAAGGAAACGGGCAAGCTCCACGCCCAGGTCAACTGAAATCGGTTTTTTGGCAATGTACTCCTTGAGCGGTATGCCTTCCACATAACTCATGATGTAATAGCGGTGGGTACGTTTTTTAGGGATCACCGCTTTGGGGAAAAAACCTGCCTTGAGACGCTTTGCCATCCAGACTTCTTTGACAAAAAAGTCCAGTATCGTTTCATCATCCAGCGCTTCGAAAGGAGCAAACTTGATGACATACTGCACACCTTTTTTCTCACAGAGCCAGGTACGGTTGTTCTGTATCAGCGGTTTGAAGAGTCTATAGCCGTCGATCTCCTCCCCTTTTTTATACTGTTCCTGTATGATCAGTTCCGTCTGCTTAAGCTTCAGCCTGGGGTCTAGTTCTTTGATCTCGATGATCACTGCCGTGGTATCGTCAGGCAGATCATCGTTGTGTTGTTTACTCGCTTTCTTGATCAGGAAAGAAGCCCCCACTTTCAATCCGTCAGCCAACTCCTCCTGCGAGAGTTCATTGTAGAGTCCATCACTGCAGAGCAATATGCGGTCACCGACTTGAAGGTTGTTCTCAAAATAATACGGTTCCACATGCTCTTCAAGCCCGATAGCGGAAGTGAGCACATTCTCCATTCCCTCTTCCTCCATAGCATGGTCAGAAGAGAGTTGCGCGAACTGACCGTTACGCGCCAGATAGATACGGCTGTCCCCCACATTGGCACCGTACAGTCTGTCCCCCTCAACAACTACCAGTGTGAGCGTCGTTACCAGCTCCTGACGCGCATACTGTTCCATTGATTCAAGGTACAGTACACGGTTGATATTTTCAATAAAATGGCGAATGGACTTCTCCATACTCCAGCTGCGTGGACGGTTCTTGAGCGACTGTACCAAAAACTGTGTCGTGCGCTTAGCTGCTTCAGCACCCTGCAAGGCTGATCCTACACCGTCACAGACCACCGCAACGGTAATATTCTCCATCACCTTCACTTCAAAGAAGTCATCCCCTTTAAGCTGTGTACCTTTGGCAAGCGTAAACCCGGAGGTCTCAATATTTTGTTTTGACATATGTGCCTACCTTCTACTTATCCTCTTTGGTGACAAATACGACAAATCGATTAACCTCTTTTTGCAGGTTCATCCAGTTTTTCTGATAAAGCGCTGCGTACTCCATCAGGTAGATTTTTTTACTTTCTGAAAAATACTGTGTCAACTCATCCAACATCTTTACCATTTCGTTTGCATGAATATTTTTATACAAAGTGCTCAGTGTTCTGACATATGATTTCAGCGCATGATATTCATCATCGTAGATCATTTTTGACATTTGCTTTGTACTTCCCTTCAGGGTTTCCATAGTTTCAAGTAGTATCTCCATATACTGCTGTTTCTCTCCTACCTCCTCCAGGCCTTTCTGCACATCCAAAACATTACGGTTGTACCCGGTATAGACACTCTGCTTTTTCTCTTTTTTCAAACTTCTCTCCTGCATGGCAGGAGTAACCTTCAGAAACCTGTCTAACGCCCGATACACCTCCTGTGCTGTAATTGGTTTGGAAATAGTCGCATTCATACCGGCAAGTACCATCGATCTGATTTCATGCTTAAACGCCATAGATGAAATCGATATAATAGGAATGTTCTTCCATTTTGGATTGGAACGTATTCTTTTCGTCATCGTCAAGCCATCGAGAAGCGGCATATTTATATCAGTAAAAATAATATCGATATCCTTCTCATCAAGCAGTTTGATCATATCGAGCCCGTTATCGACAAAGAAAAGAGAAGCTCCTTCTGCCTTACTGAGTATGTTTCGAATGATCCGCTGATCAACTTTGCTGTCTTCCGCCACGGCAATATGCGCGCCACTGAATCTTTTCAAATCTTCTTCCCGGACCGATCTGTTTCCATTGAGTACAAATGTCTCAGAATCAAATACCTCCATATTGTTGATCCCTTTGACTGCCTTGCTCTCAAGAATGAATATTTGGTAGAGTATCTCTTCTACATCCCCAATGATGGCAGGATTGAAGAGTTCCGCATGTGCGATCGGTTTACTAAGAGCGATTTTATTTTCCGGTTCAAATAGTTCATGTATAACAATGATCTTAAATTCACTCTTCGGATTTTGATAGATTTTTTTGAAAAAAGCAATATGTTTTGCAGTGAGGTCCGAGGACCGGACAATAGCCATATTGTATTTCTCAAAATCAGGTTTCTTCTTTTCAAAATCTTCGAGTTTCATGTCACTTATCTTGATACCGTAGGTCCTAAAAATGTATTGCACCCGCTTGGTATCATACTTTGTCTTCCCGATAAAAAGGGCCCGTTTCCCCTCAAGAAATTTTTTTAGTTTTTCCTGGTGACTTCTATTGTCTTTGTCCGGGATGTATGGAATTTTGAAAGTGTAGTGTGTTCCCAAGCGTTTGCTACTGCTTAGTGTAAGGGATCCCCCCATAGCTTCAGCAATCTTCCTGGCTTTGACAAAGGTATTTATCTCCCCGCTCCTCTGATCAGAAACATTTTTGGCATCAAGATACTCCCGGCAGAGTGCTTTGGGTATGAGCCCCTTCTCATTAGTAACATCAAACACAATGAAATTCTGTTTCGATCTCGATATATTCAGAACAATCTCTGAATCAGTACTAAGTGCAATAGCACTCTGAAGAAGCGTTTCGAGTACCTGCTCAATATAATCATTGTCACCGACAATATACCTGCCCACTTTACTGTCCACATCGTAGTGAAGATGATGTCTCTGCTCTTTGAGTGTTTTGCTGATCTTGTTTGTCAGAATATGCAGCAGGCCGCTCAGCCTGAACGGCTGATTCTCTATCTTGATCTTTTTGGTCTCAATACGATATGCTTCAAGCAACTCCGGATTCGTACGGCTCTTCTCACTATCCTCTGCCTTTTTTGCTTTTCCGAACTGTATACGTTTTACAAAAAAAAGAAAAACGAACAAAAGAACCAGAAGCAGAGAGAGCAGCAGATACAAAAATGTATTCCCCTCTCCTGCAGATGCATCGTTGGCAAAAAGCAGTGTACTTGATGCAGTCAAAATAAAACTTTTTTTCATATTATAGTGCCACCTGTTTATTATCTAGATTGTTAAGTATACCAAATGATCACTGTAATCTATGTATTATATCATTCCACCTGCATTTGCTCCCCAGGTCGTTCTCCATCTTGTTTTTACGAAGCTAAGTCCGGCAATGGCCACAAGTACGACAGCTGCAAAGATGAGAAATCCTGCCATATAGCCGTCAAAGGCACCTTTGGACCAACCAAGCGTTTTTATGAGCGCCGTACCCCCAAGACCTCCGGCACATCCGACGATACCGGTCATAATACCGATATCTTTGCCGAAACGCTGCGGTACGAGCTGGAAGACCGCGCCGTTTGCCATACCAAGGTTTGCCATGATGAAGAAAAGCACGGCGATCGCTGCAAAGAACGGCAGATCGATCAATGCAAGCATAGCAGCCAGCACCGCAACCGCACCGTAAAAGAAATAAAGTGCTTTCACACCACCGATCTTGTCTGCGATATTCCCGCCGACAGGTCTGAGTACCGCACCGGCAAAGATGGTAAGGGCACCGAAATAACCGGCGATAACCTTGACGTTCGGCTCATCGAGCACATTAAGCCCGAAAGCACTCATATCTGCCTGATAAGTGTTCATCAAGTACACTTTCATATATCCCGCAAACCCTACGAAACCACCAAAAGAGATGGCATAGAAAAGGTTGAACCACCATGTATCTTTATCACGAAGCAGTTTGAGGTAATCGGAAACCTTTTTCGGTCTTGCCTTATAGACAGACTCAGGAGCATTTTTTGCCAGGAACAGGTAGGCAATAAATACTGCAATAGCCATTATCGCACCGACACCGAACACTGATTCCCATCCCCAAAGTTCTGCGATCTTCGGAGCGAAGAGGAAGTCAAGTACCACACCGATGTTACCCGCACCGGCAATACCCAGAACCACACCCTGAAGCTTTGGCGGATACCACTGTCCTGCCTGCGGAAGCGCCACGGCAAATGAAGCCCCTGCAAAACCCAGTCCAAGCGCAACGATCAGAAGCTGGTCGTATGTAATATCACCGCCTTTAAAATAGGCAAGCAGCAAAGAAGCGATAACGATCGCCTGGGCGATCAGGGCGGTCATTTTTGCTCCAAGTTTATCGACCCCGAAACCAAGTACGATACGCAGGATCGCCCCTGAGAGGATAGGAAGTGAAAGCAGTGTCGCCTTCTGTCCTGCTGTAATGATCTCACCATGCATCGCAAGGGCTTCCGCGATCTCCGTTGAAAGTGGTCCGAGCATCGTCCAGACCATGAAACTCATATCAAAATATAAAAAAGCCATGAACAGAGTCGGAAAGTGACCCTGTCCTTTCAGTGCTTTAAATCCAGCCATTTTGTTCTCCTTAATAAATATTAGGTGAATTATACAGCGGATTACTCCAATCATTAACCACTATATTGATTAATTTTTAATCATTCATAAAATCACTGTATTGGGGCTATCCCTATAAATCATGAATAGCATAAAATTAAATTGATTAATTTTTAATCATAGATAAGACACAAAATATTCACGGTACAGCTATAATAAAACAATTATATACAGGAGGTCCGATCGCATGGAAGTATTGCAAAAAGCACTCGAAGCCAGATCAAAAAAAGTCAACAAGGTAGAGGCTACCAAATCATTAAAGAATCCTTTGGAGGTCTATGCCAAACTTGAAGAGATCGCAGCTGCCGGGTATGAAGGCCTGGCCAAGGAAGACTCTGCCTACTTCCTGAAATGTTTCGGCCTCTTTGACAAGGGTGAGGATTTCATGCTGAGGGTGCGTATTCCTTCCGGCCAACTTACCCATGAACAGGCACTGCGGATCGGTGAAGTTGCACAAACCTATGCCAATGACTATATAGATATCTCCACGCGTATGCAGGTCGTATTGCGCTATATTCAGATAGAGAACATTGCCAAAGTACTTCATGCACTCAAAGAGGTGGGGCTTAGCACATTTCAGACAGGTGCGGACAATACACGAAATACTGTTTCTGACCCTCTTGACGGGCTTGCTTACGATAATATCATTGAAACCAAACCCATTGTAGACAGACTCGAAAAGCAATTTATAGAAAATCCTGAATGGATCTCCACCCTGCCCCGTAAGTTCAATACCGGGATACTCGGTTCACTCTCCAATTCCTGTAATATCTTCGGGCATGACTGCTGTTTTGTCCTTGCCCAAAAAGAGGGACGGTTCGGCTTTAATGTCTATTTGGGAGCCAGGGTCGGTGTACAGGCGAAAGATGCCGATCTATTCGTTACCGCAGATGAAGTTCCCGAATTTTACACGGCTCTGCTGAGTGTATTTAAAAGATACGGCTACCGCGACAACCGGAACAAGAACCGCCTGCACTTCCTCCTGAGTGACGTGGGTGTCCCTGCCTTCATAGAGGCAGTGAAAGAGGAAGCAGGCAAAAATTATGCCGAGGCCGGCGTGACTATGGTACAGTCCCAGAACATTGCCATGGGCTCCAACAAAATACTGCTCAAAGACAATACCTATGCCTACAAGGTCATTGTGCCTTCCGGTATCTTCAGTGGTACCGATATGATCGAAGCAGCCAAAAGTGCGCAAACTTACGGAAGTGGACACCTGCGGCTTAGCTATGACCAGAACCTCTTTCTTGTCAACATACCGCAGGAGGAACTGACCGGGCTTGAAGCGAGTCCGCTCGTTGCAAAATATGCAGCATTCAACAACCTCTATTTTCAGGATATGATCGCCTGTGCCGGTACCCATACCTGCAGCTTCGGCGTCATCCCCAACAAACCCGACGCTATAGAGATGGCACACTTCCTCAACTCTGAAGTGTCCATCACAAATGCACAGGTACGCATGAACTGGTCAGCCTGCCCCAAAGGCTGCGGCATACACGGCATCGCCGATATCGGATTTGAAGGATGCAAGGCCAAAGATGAAGAGGGAAACAGAGTTGACGGTGTGCACATCTTCATAGGCGGGAAGATTACCCGCAGGGCGAAAGAGGCTCATGTCCTGCATAAATCACTTCCGATCACAGAAGCGAAACATCATGTAAAGTATCTGCTCAAAATATACGCCGACTACAAAGAACGCAGCGAAACCTTCGAAGCGTTCGAGACACGTTTTTTCAGCCATAATTACAGCTATCAGGCGATCTCATTCTTTACCAAGATCAACTACGTCCTTCGTGAGAAGCTCGGCCTGGATGTGATGTTCGAACTTGAAAAAGAGCCGGCAAGTGGCAGAAAAGAGGAGTATGAGCTCTTCACTTTCGGCCTGAAACTCTTCAAGCTCCTTACCGGAGAGAAGCGTTTTGAAGCGGTTGACGGACTTTCACCAACCCTGGCACGCCCGAGAAAGATCAAACGTGACGAAGTCAGCAGACTCAATCCGGCGGTCCCACCTAAACTCTCTGAAGTCATCTACAACATGACGCATGAGAACAAAAGTGAACGTGCGCAGGTATTCTCGGAACTGCTTGTAGCATTGAAGGAGGTATAATTTTATATGTATGTATTTAACTCTATACAGGCTGTAGGGTGTTGTACCCTCACAACACCAATACTCTGCACCTACACAAAAGGTGTTGTCAGGGGACAACACCCTACGAAAAAAACAGCAAGAGAAATATAATGGCAGCAGAACCCTTAACAAAACACACACCATTGGAAAGCTTCATCAACCACAAGAACGAGACCGGTATGCAGTGCGGAAATTACTCCATTGACATTCCTGACCTCAAACCCGGAGAACAGTACCGCTTTCACTTCGATGCCACTGCCTGTGTAGGTTGTCACTGCTGTGAAGTGGCCTGCAACGAACAAAATGCCAATCCTGATGAGATCAAGTGGAGACGTGTTGGAGAAATGGAGATGGGGGCATTCCCCGATACCCTGCAGCTTTTCAACTCCATGAGCTGTAACCACTGCATCGATCCTGAATGTCTGCGCGGCTGTCCGACAGAGAGCTACATCAAACTCGATAACGGGATCGTCTGGCACGATGACCCTTCGTGCATCGGCTGTCAGTACTGTACCTGGAACTGCCCGTACGAAGTACCTGTCTTCAACCCTGACCGGGGTATCGTAACCAAATGCCATATGTGCGTGGACAAACTCGAAGCCGGTCAGACCCCTGCCTGTGTGCAGGCCTGCCCGGGCGGTGCCATCGAAATAGAAGCAGTGAATGTGGAACAGTGGGTTGCTGAAGATATGGCCAAAGAAGGAGTGGCTCCCCACCTGCCGAACATAGATATTACCAAACCTACCACACGATACACACTGCCTGAAATCCCCGAGGGCGAAGAGATACGCCCGGCAGACGAACATCTCCTGCACCCGGCACATCCTGAACTGCCGCTTGTTTTCATGACGGTACTCACACAGGTTTCGGTAGGTGCTTTTTTGGCGCTTTTTTTGGGACAGATGCTCTTTACCTTGGGATTCAATCTGCCAAAGCCCAATCTGGCAATGGCGATCCTGGTATTTTTACCGGCAGCCATCGGCCTGCCCCTTTCTGCCCTGCACCTGGGACGTCCTGCCAAAGCGATGTCCGCCATGAAGAACTGGAAGACTTCCTGGCTTTCACGCGAAGCTATTGCCCTGGGAGCCTATACCGGCCTGGCAACCATGGTAGCGGGATTGTACTTTTTGGAGATCAAAGGCTTCCTGCTGCTTCTCGTTGAAGCGATTACTTTAGCCATAGGCCTTTTCGGTATTTATGCACAGTCGATGATCTACCGTATCAAAGCACGCCCGAGCTGGAACAGGAAGTCCACTACCAAAAGGTTCTTTGGTTCCGGCTATGTCGGCTTTCTCCTCATTGCGATGGTACTGCTCATCTCCAACGGTGCACAGGGGGCCATGGTACTGCTTGCCATTACGCTGCTTGCCGGAATGGGGCAGGCACTGGTCATTCTCGAAGAAGTTATGTTTTACCGACATTTGGACAAGGGAGATGAACTTTACTACCAGTACAATAGAACCAGAACCCTCCTTCAGGAACATTTTGGCAAGGTAAAGAAATTCAGAATCTACTCACTTGCTGTCTTTGCCCTGGCACTGCCACTGCTTGCTATTACGTTCACAGCCAGCGGATTGGTCAGCTTGGCGATCGCAACATTGGCTATAGCGACCATAGGTGCATTGCTGAGTGAACTTGCAGGACGCTACCTTTTCTACCGTACCATAGTGCCGTTGGGACTGGCAGGGAACTTCTTTGCGGGGAATCAACGCCATTAGGCGTTGAAGCATTCAGCGCAGGAGCCAGACAAGACTACTTTATTTGTTTTTGATATGATATTGAAATGATAATGATTGAATTGAAAATGTGGCACTTTGTCATACTTTTGATTTTTAACAGTCATTTTTAGTGTATGTTATTTGTTCAATATCTTAACTGTTTGTGCTATACCATTTGTTGAATAAATAGATGCGACGTTTCCGCTTCGCTACAACATCACATCGGCTGCGCGGATCACTGAAGGCGATCCCTTACGGCGGCTGTTAGACACCAAAGGATTTTTAAATGATCGACATATCAGCAATTTTATCACCACTCTTGCAATTATGGTATTTACTACCTATCGTAATTATAGTGGCATTTTTCAGAACACCAATAGGGAAAGGCATCATCGGTGAATTTCTTGTAAATGTCGCTGCAAAATTAAAGCTTGACAAAAACCAATATCATCTCATAAAAAATGTAACGCTTCCAACTGAAGATGGTACTACCCAGATTGATCATATCATTATATCTGAGTATGGTATCTTTGTTGTCGAAACAAAAAATCTGAAAGGATGGATATTTGGTGATGAAAAGCAAAGATTTTGGACACAAAAAATCTACAAACATACCAATAAATTTCAAAATCCACTTCACCAAAACTATAAACATATCAAAACCATTCAAAATGCACTCAATATAGAGCCTGAGAAAATATTTTCTATCATTGTCTTTACCGGAGACAGTACATTTAAAACCAAAATGCCAGAAAATGTAAAACATGGTATTAGCTATATTGACTATGTTAAATCAAAAACACGCAAAATAATTTCAAAAAAAGAAGTTGAAGAAATTATTGCTGCAATTGAATCGGGTCGTCTTTCTCGATCTTTCAAAACAAATCGTGAACATGTAAAACATGTCAAAAGCATTATCGAAGAAAAAGAACAAAAAAACGTATGTCCAAAATGTGGTAGTGAATTGATTTTACGTACTGCAAAAAAAGGAACGAATGCAGGAAATCAATTTTATGGTTGCAGTAATTATCCAAAATGTAGATATACTGCACAACTTGTCTAACAAATCATTGGAGATCACTGAACGCAATCCCTTACCATTTGTTGGTCTCCGTTTCGCTACGTCCATCAAATGCAAGGATACACACATCAAGTCTGCTACCAGAATACCCTTCGGTTTATTCTGATATCATACTGAATGGCGATCAACGCGGCCGTTAGAAGACAAAAGGAACTTGAATTGAATGTGTATATTAAATCATTTTTAATTGGAGCAGCTTCATATTGGCTTCCAGATATTGCTATGCAGTTAATTCTGCCTGAGAATCCTTTATGGATTATCTTACTAACACTTGTTGTTCCAGTAATTGTAATAACAACTTGGTACAAACAATATAAGTCAGAGTTCTTTTATCATTATCCAAAAGTATATCCACTTTTTATGTTGCTAGGAATTTGGGCAACTGGTCCAGTTGCAATTGCGATATCAATGCAATTTAAGGGAGGAACATTTTTTGAAATGGGGCTAGAATCATTCCTAATTATGTGGATTAGTTTTCCAGTAAGTACATTTATAATGTCCACATACAGTGGAGATTTAGGAGGGGTAATTATAGTGTCCCTTGCTCTATTGAAAGCATCTTCTATAGCGTCCAAAAAGTATAAAGCTTCTAACAAGTACGGGAAAACTATTGCTCACGACAGTCGTTAGATGAAGGAGTAATATATTTTATGTTTTTTCCTCGTTCCCACGCTGAGCGTGGGAATGCATACACCTCTAAAATCTACCAAAAGCGCTCAATCTCCAAAAGTCCACTCTGCCCTTCATAATCCCTCGCACTCGAATACCGCCAATGGGATGGCTCATCCACATAGCCCCGTTTTACAGGATTTTGGTGAATGTAGTTGATCTTGACTTTCATCATTGCATCTGATTGGATAAGTTTTGGCTGCAGTCCCTCCTGCCATACCTGGTACTCTCTATCAGACTTGTGTGCTTTCTTATAAAATGCCAGCTGATCAAGAATGGTTATCACATTGTTTTTTTGAAGTAACTTTAGCACTCCTCTTGCTGTGTACCGCTTGAATTTTGTCATGCTCTGAGCGATATCATCACTCTGTGCAACCAGGTGAAGATGATTTTCCAGTATGACATAGGCATAGATGTTGAGTTGATCGTGTTCTTGCAGATAACGGAAACTCTCAAGTAAAATCTCAACACTCTCTTTGCGGGTAAAAAGTGGTATCCAGTGTAGTACCGTACAGGTCATAAAGTGAGGATGTGTCGGTTCATAGATTTTATATCGACCTCTTCCCATGTTTGTTTCCTTCAGAGACTGCTTTATCTATTTTTGATATGATATAGAAATTGTAGTGATTGAGTTGAAAATATGACACTTTGTCATATTTTTAGTGAAGTATACATTTCCACGCTGAGCGTGGGAACGAGAAAAAAGGAAAAAAGATGGGAATTGGTTCAAATTTAATGGTAGAGTTACAAGAGCAAGAAATAGAAGAACAAAATTATCAAAATATTGTTGATGAAGCAGCACATTATGTTGTTAATGAAAAAATGTCAAGAGAAGAAGCCTTTGCTAAGGCAAAAAATTTGCACGAGCAAAGACAAGATAAAGATAACTATGTAGTTATAGATGAAGAAACGATGGAAGTAGAATATTTACAACCTGAGTTAAAAGAACCAGTCTTTCAGAAAACTAAGCTGCTTGAAGCAGTTTCAAATGAGTTATTTACACAGTTCGAGTAAAGATTTATAACAAAACAGAGTAGCCAATAAATTACCTAGCGGCAATTTATTGGCTATCTTCGACCGTTAACTGACAAAAAAGGATATCCCATACTACCAAAATATAAAGAGATAATGGAGTTATTAAAAAAAGGCTCTACTTTAGAAGCACAAGAACAAATTATGAGTCTCAGAGAGGGTGCGTTAGAGCTTCAAGAAGAGAATCAAGAATTAAAATCTAAAGTTAGAGAGCTTGAAGAAAAACTTCAGAAAAATGCAGATTGGAGTATCGAAAAAAATAGATATACGCTTGTGAGTCCTTGGGGTGGCCCTGCACAAGCATATGCTTTAAAACAATCAGATTCCAATGGAGAAGAACCACATTTATTATGTTCAAACTGTTTTAATAATTCAAAAAAAGCTATTTTAAACCCTGCAAAAAAAGATCGATGGGTAATTATGGTTTGTCCAATATGTAATTCATCTATAGACACTGGGTATCGAGAAGTGGGAGCTACTTCATATGCAGAAGAATACATAAAAAGCAGTTAACAAATACGAGGAGACCAATAGTTTACCCTAGCGGGAAAACTATTGCTCACGATGACCGTTAGGAGACAACATAAATTGTATAGCGAAAGATTAACATTTTTTATTGATATTCTCGGATTTAAAGATATAATTGAAGAATCAACAACAAATCCAAAATTGGTAGAGTCATTATTTGAAGCTTTAACTTCTGTAACATCAGAAAATTTAAAGCTCAATGCTTGTGGCAATATTAATCATGAAAAAATTCCTGAAGAAGAAAAAGATAAAGTTTTAGAAATTATGAAAATTTATTCTGACACCCTTGTAAAGAAATTTGATATTAAAGCTACTCAATTCTCTGACTGTTTGGTTTTTTCAGTTCCTGTTGAAAATGAAATAGCCTGTTTTACTATATTTGAAGCTGTTGCAAAATTGATGATTGCATTACATACAAATTTTAATTTGTTATTAAGAGGAGGTATTGCTATGGGACAAATATGTCATATAGAATCAGGACCTCTATTTGGACCCGCTTTAGTTGAAGCATATGAACTTGAATCTAAAGAAGCTACTTACCCTATGATTCTGCTGAGTAACAATGTTGCTAAAGGTATTTTAAGAACACAAATGCATGAATTTATGCTTTCTCTTTTTCAAGAAAAAGAAAATAAACTATATATGAGTTTAGCAACTGCTTACTATTACTTAATTTATCATAGTACAGTATTCAACAAAAAACAATTAAAAAAAGACTTTTTTATATCTAAAGATATTATTTCAAAACAGATTGATGCAGTTGATAACCAGAGGGTAAAAGAAAAATATAAATGGTTGTATTCAGAAATGGAAGATATGAAAACTAAAATCTCCTAACAAAACGTAGCAACAAATATATGTTACCACAGCCGATTTCCTCTCGTTTGTACTTTGTAAGTGGGAACACATATCCCCCT
Coding sequences:
- a CDS encoding MFS transporter, which codes for MAGFKALKGQGHFPTLFMAFLYFDMSFMVWTMLGPLSTEIAEALAMHGEIITAGQKATLLSLPILSGAILRIVLGFGVDKLGAKMTALIAQAIVIASLLLAYFKGGDITYDQLLIVALGLGFAGASFAVALPQAGQWYPPKLQGVVLGIAGAGNIGVVLDFLFAPKIAELWGWESVFGVGAIMAIAVFIAYLFLAKNAPESVYKARPKKVSDYLKLLRDKDTWWFNLFYAISFGGFVGFAGYMKVYLMNTYQADMSAFGLNVLDEPNVKVIAGYFGALTIFAGAVLRPVGGNIADKIGGVKALYFFYGAVAVLAAMLALIDLPFFAAIAVLFFIMANLGMANGAVFQLVPQRFGKDIGIMTGIVGCAGGLGGTALIKTLGWSKGAFDGYMAGFLIFAAVVLVAIAGLSFVKTRWRTTWGANAGGMI
- a CDS encoding bifunctional protein-serine/threonine kinase/phosphatase, producing the protein MSKQNIETSGFTLAKGTQLKGDDFFEVKVMENITVAVVCDGVGSALQGAEAAKRTTQFLVQSLKNRPRSWSMEKSIRHFIENINRVLYLESMEQYARQELVTTLTLVVVEGDRLYGANVGDSRIYLARNGQFAQLSSDHAMEEEGMENVLTSAIGLEEHVEPYYFENNLQVGDRILLCSDGLYNELSQEELADGLKVGASFLIKKASKQHNDDLPDDTTAVIIEIKELDPRLKLKQTELIIQEQYKKGEEIDGYRLFKPLIQNNRTWLCEKKGVQYVIKFAPFEALDDETILDFFVKEVWMAKRLKAGFFPKAVIPKKRTHRYYIMSYVEGIPLKEYIAKKPISVDLGVELARFLLKMSQFLIKLNLVHGDIKPENIIVTKRKEKIIFKIVDFGSITEAYSKVTRAGTPSYLAPERFLQAPITEQTEVYAIGVVLYEALTQKFPFGEIEPFQNPSFDKNPKHPTKYNAKIPEWLESVILRAVESDTDKRYHNYSEMLYEIDNPEKVQPYFDKNLSFIERNEMMVYKVGFVTMFILNIVQLLFWH
- a CDS encoding REP-associated tyrosine transposase, which produces MGRGRYKIYEPTHPHFMTCTVLHWIPLFTRKESVEILLESFRYLQEHDQLNIYAYVILENHLHLVAQSDDIAQSMTKFKRYTARGVLKLLQKNNVITILDQLAFYKKAHKSDREYQVWQEGLQPKLIQSDAMMKVKINYIHQNPVKRGYVDEPSHWRYSSARDYEGQSGLLEIERFW
- a CDS encoding ATP-binding response regulator; protein product: MKKSFILTASSTLLFANDASAGEGNTFLYLLLSLLLVLLFVFLFFVKRIQFGKAKKAEDSEKSRTNPELLEAYRIETKKIKIENQPFRLSGLLHILTNKISKTLKEQRHHLHYDVDSKVGRYIVGDNDYIEQVLETLLQSAIALSTDSEIVLNISRSKQNFIVFDVTNEKGLIPKALCREYLDAKNVSDQRSGEINTFVKARKIAEAMGGSLTLSSSKRLGTHYTFKIPYIPDKDNRSHQEKLKKFLEGKRALFIGKTKYDTKRVQYIFRTYGIKISDMKLEDFEKKKPDFEKYNMAIVRSSDLTAKHIAFFKKIYQNPKSEFKIIVIHELFEPENKIALSKPIAHAELFNPAIIGDVEEILYQIFILESKAVKGINNMEVFDSETFVLNGNRSVREEDLKRFSGAHIAVAEDSKVDQRIIRNILSKAEGASLFFVDNGLDMIKLLDEKDIDIIFTDINMPLLDGLTMTKRIRSNPKWKNIPIISISSMAFKHEIRSMVLAGMNATISKPITAQEVYRALDRFLKVTPAMQERSLKKEKKQSVYTGYNRNVLDVQKGLEEVGEKQQYMEILLETMETLKGSTKQMSKMIYDDEYHALKSYVRTLSTLYKNIHANEMVKMLDELTQYFSESKKIYLMEYAALYQKNWMNLQKEVNRFVVFVTKEDK
- a CDS encoding DmsC/YnfH family molybdoenzyme membrane anchor subunit — encoded protein: MAAEPLTKHTPLESFINHKNETGMQCGNYSIDIPDLKPGEQYRFHFDATACVGCHCCEVACNEQNANPDEIKWRRVGEMEMGAFPDTLQLFNSMSCNHCIDPECLRGCPTESYIKLDNGIVWHDDPSCIGCQYCTWNCPYEVPVFNPDRGIVTKCHMCVDKLEAGQTPACVQACPGGAIEIEAVNVEQWVAEDMAKEGVAPHLPNIDITKPTTRYTLPEIPEGEEIRPADEHLLHPAHPELPLVFMTVLTQVSVGAFLALFLGQMLFTLGFNLPKPNLAMAILVFLPAAIGLPLSALHLGRPAKAMSAMKNWKTSWLSREAIALGAYTGLATMVAGLYFLEIKGFLLLLVEAITLAIGLFGIYAQSMIYRIKARPSWNRKSTTKRFFGSGYVGFLLIAMVLLISNGAQGAMVLLAITLLAGMGQALVILEEVMFYRHLDKGDELYYQYNRTRTLLQEHFGKVKKFRIYSLAVFALALPLLAITFTASGLVSLAIATLAIATIGALLSELAGRYLFYRTIVPLGLAGNFFAGNQRH
- a CDS encoding nitrite/sulfite reductase, which encodes MEVLQKALEARSKKVNKVEATKSLKNPLEVYAKLEEIAAAGYEGLAKEDSAYFLKCFGLFDKGEDFMLRVRIPSGQLTHEQALRIGEVAQTYANDYIDISTRMQVVLRYIQIENIAKVLHALKEVGLSTFQTGADNTRNTVSDPLDGLAYDNIIETKPIVDRLEKQFIENPEWISTLPRKFNTGILGSLSNSCNIFGHDCCFVLAQKEGRFGFNVYLGARVGVQAKDADLFVTADEVPEFYTALLSVFKRYGYRDNRNKNRLHFLLSDVGVPAFIEAVKEEAGKNYAEAGVTMVQSQNIAMGSNKILLKDNTYAYKVIVPSGIFSGTDMIEAAKSAQTYGSGHLRLSYDQNLFLVNIPQEELTGLEASPLVAKYAAFNNLYFQDMIACAGTHTCSFGVIPNKPDAIEMAHFLNSEVSITNAQVRMNWSACPKGCGIHGIADIGFEGCKAKDEEGNRVDGVHIFIGGKITRRAKEAHVLHKSLPITEAKHHVKYLLKIYADYKERSETFEAFETRFFSHNYSYQAISFFTKINYVLREKLGLDVMFELEKEPASGRKEEYELFTFGLKLFKLLTGEKRFEAVDGLSPTLARPRKIKRDEVSRLNPAVPPKLSEVIYNMTHENKSERAQVFSELLVALKEV